The region TCGGCTTTGGTCTGGGGCGGTCTTTTTCTTTATCGACGGAATCAGCTCAACATCAGCCGCCCCTAAGGGCCGCTTCGATCTCTTCCGGCTTGAGCCATTCCTCGCCCACACGGCTGAGCACATGCGGAATCTGTGCATCCTGCGGCGCAATCTTTTCGGCTGCAAAATTCCTGTCAACGAAGACCGGCAGATTCTCGACGAAAATATCCCGCCAGCGCTTGACGTCCTTTTGGCCCAAGGCACCAAGATCCGTAAGGAAATCGCGGTGACTCCGACCCTTGCGATAATCGGGCTCCAGACTCGGATGGGCCAGATATTTTTCAATCCACTCGATCTGCATATCGATAAGAATGGACGCCTGGTACATAAGATAATTGCGGCTGCGAAAGAGTGAAGTTCCGGCAATCTTCAGCTGGCCATGAACGATATCGGAATGCCCCCGCTGATCAAACGCAAGCTGCGGCAGCTCACGATTCAAACAGTCGATGACCGATTGATTCAAAAGCCGGAAATAGCGATCGTTCGCATAGAATTCCTTGACCCAAAGGCCAAGGCTGACGATCAGACAGCCCGAATGCAAAAGCACGGTGCCGCCCCCGCCGAGGCGTTTGAGTATGGGAATGCCATCCTCCACGCAGGCCCGGACGTTGACTTCCTTTTCGACTTTGTTGCCGCGTCCGAGCACGACCATAGGCGCCTCAGGAATCCAGACTTCCGTCGCCAAAGGCCGGGCGCAGGCCTTCAGAACCTGATCATCAATCCACATTCAGGGGCTCCCCTTCACAAGATCCTGCACCCAATAAAGAGTGAGGCACATCAGAAGCAGAAGACCAAGGATATCCACCACGGTGGCGATCACAGGAGCCGAGGCAATGACAGGATCCCAACGGAAGCGGCGCATGATAAAGGGCAAAAGGGCTCCCAGCAAAATGCCGAGGATAACAGTCACGCCCACCAGAGCCGCTAAAACCATCGCGTAAGGGCGATCGAGACCCTCCGCATAATGCGCAAAACCAAATCCAATCAAACCGAGCATCAGACCCAGGGCCAGGCCGATGAGGATTTCCCGCCCTAAGAGTCGGCCGAAGTCCGATCCCAGGATCTCCCGAACCGCAAGGCCTCGCATGGTCATGGCCGCGGCCTGCGAGCCCGCCATGCCACCGGCAGAGAGCACCATCGGCAAAAAGAGCAGCATCAGTCCAAACCCGGTTCGATCACTGAACATGTTTTTCAGGATCACAGAGGAAAGCATCGAAAGCACAAAGACCGCGACCAGCCACGATCCGCGCTTACGGATGAGCTGCCAGAGGGAAGTTTGGAAATAAGCTTCCTGCAAACTGCTCTGCCCGCCAAAGGCCTGGATATCCAGCGTGGCCTCTTCCTCGGCCACATCGAAAACATCCTCGGCTTCAATCAGTCCAATCATTCCGCCCTCTGTATTCAGAACGGGAATATAGGGCCGATCATACTTGCGGAACACATCCACCGCCTTCCGTCTGTCATCGGTCACCAGAAGCGTAACGAGCTGCCTATCCATCAGCTCATCGACCAGGATGCTGGCCGGATCAGCCAGGACGAGGCTCGAAAGGTTCACATGCCCCAGGAGTTTACCCTGCGGATCCACCACAAAAATCTGATTCAGAAGATTTTCCGGAACGCGGCTGCCGCTCCAGCGAATCGCGGCCAGGGCATCATGCACACTCATGCCCGAGGGAATCGAGAAAAATTCCGGATTCATCAGTCGACCGACGCTGCTCGCCTTATACGACAGCATCTGCCAGGTGATCTGCATTTCCTCGGGATGGAGCTTTAAAATAAGCTTTTCCCGAATTTCAAAAGGCAGGTTCTGCAGAAGATGGGTCCGGTCGACGGTTTCCATCTGATTCAAAAGCGAGGCCGACACAAGGTCTGGCAGCTGATCGAGCAGCTTGGCCTGCAACTCGAAAGGCAGGTAGGAGAAGACCTCGGCCCGACGGTCCTTGGGTATCAGTCGGTAAAGAACAATGCACGACACGATATCGAGCTGCGCGAGTATCTCGGACAGATCCGCAACCTCGATCTCTTTAAAGATCTGCCGCAATTTTTTAAAGGCCCGCTCGGCAAGCAATTGCGAGATTGATCCGGCCGTCGGTTTCAGAGCGTCCATCGTCACGCGCCTTTCTTTTCTGCGCTTATTGAACAAAGGCTATCCAGGGCCTCTTCCACAGTGGGAGCCTCGTCCTCGGCTTCACGCAAGGCTTCCAGGAAGTCCCCCATACGCTGCGGACGCAAACAGTCGAAGGCCTTTTGAAAACGCTGGGTATCAGGCGCATAAAGAGCGGCGCCAAGAATGGACGCGTTGTTCCACTCCCGATTCCGCGCAGCCGCCAGTTCCGGGGTCTTAAGCTCCGGAAAACGCTCACGGCGAAACGATGCAATGATCGCTGCCTTTTCCTTCAACTTTTGCTCAAGGTCCATAGGCTTGCTATAAAGCTCTTTCAGGGCATCGCGCAAGGCAAAGATCCATTGCGAGAGCTTTTCCTTTTCCTCTTTATAATTCTTCAACTCCGAAAGACCGACCCCACCCCTGTGAGCCTTCAGGTAAATCTCGGTCAAATGCAAGGCCCCGAATTCCGCCAGGTTTTCATTGAACGCGGCCGAGCCCTTGGACCAGAAGCTCCGGTGCACAAGCTCGTGCAAAAGGAGCTCAATGAAGTCCTCATCCCTGCGTTTGGTCATGGCATCATAAATGGGATCGGCGAACCAGCCCAGACTGGAAAAGGCACCCACGGTGCCCAGACTCACGTCCAGACCGTCGGCCCTGAGCTCCTGGGCCTTGGCATCACGGGCTTCACGATCAAAAAAACCGAGATAGGGAACCCGGCCGACAAAGGGAAACCACCAGGTTTTCAGTTCCAGACGGTCGGCTGCGGCCGCCTGGACCAGATAACTGACTGTTCCCGGACCGGGAGCTATGTAGTGTTGGTAGGCATCGCCGACGTTCAATCCCTGCTCGGCGGCGAATTTCAAGACTTCACGACTCAGAAGGAGCTTTTTACGCCCGGCCTCATCCAGATCGCTCTGCAGGGCTTCCGCGACCGGCATGCGACTGTTGAAGGCATTATTGAACCAATACGCCTGCTGCAGGCTGTAACAGGAACTCAGCAGCAAGGCGCACAGTCCCAAAATCCATCCGTGTCCAGGCATAAAAGAACGAGCCCCCTCTTATGGACTTCGGCTGCGTTCTCAGGCGCGCAACGGAGTGATACCGAGCTGAATGCTTTCTTCCGCCAGCTCGAAGGTGCCTTTGAATTCACTCGAAAGACTCTTCACCACCTCCAGCGTGCGACCCTGCGTTTCCGACTTGATATAGTCCTGGAACTGCAGCACCGCGCGACCGATCTCGTCACCGGCCTGAACCTGAATATCAATCCTGTCGGTCACCTGAAGACCGCTGTCTTTACGGAAGTTCTGAATCCGATTCACAACTTCACGGGCAAGTCCTTCAAGGATCAGCTCTTCGGTCAGATGCGTATCCAAAAGAACGGTCACGCCCATTGCTGTGGCAATGAGACGATCATCCTTGGGACCACGGTCGATAAGGAAGTCCTCGATGGTCAGCGTATGACCCAGAACGTCCGTACCGTTCCCGGATTCCACGACCGCCAGGAGTTTCGCGACTTCCTGTGGATTTTTATTCAGCCCTTCCAGATGCGTCCGCAGCGTGTTCAGATCCTTGCCGAGTCGCTTGCCCAGAGTTTTCAGGTTCGGCTTCACGGAAAGATTCACAAACTGGGTTTCATCCGTGCTGAACTGAAGTTCCTTCAGGTTCAGCTCGTTTTTGATCAGAGCCTGAGCGCTGGCCACATGATCGGCATCGGTCTGGCTGCGCGTGATCACCATCATGCCCGGCAGGACCTGACGGGTTTTGATCTGATGTTTGGCGCGCAGCGAACGGCCCAGCTCGGCGACCGTGCGGACAAGGTCCATGCGGCGTTCGAGGGCACTGTCGATGACCTTTTCCTCGGCCACCGGCATATCGCAAAGGTGAACGGAAGCCGGCACGTTGGCCAGATCTTCGGTCAGTCCGCGATAGATGCGTTCGGCTGTGAATGGCGCGAAAGGAGCCAGAATCTTCGAGAAAGCCGTCATCACATAATAAAGCGTCTCGTAGGCTTCACGCGTATCCGCGCTCAAGGTTTTTTCGCCTGCCCAGAAACGGCGGCGGCTGAGACGGATGTACCAGTTGGTCAGATCTTCGATGAAGGCCAGAACACGCGGCACGACGTTATAAAGATGATAGCCTTCCATTTCCTTATGCACACCGGCGATCAGCGTATGAAGACGCGAGATCAGCCAGCGATCGAGTTCACCCTTCACCTTGGGAGCCGCGCCGGTCACGAGCTGAGCCGACGGCTGCCAGCCATCTGCAGCGGCATACGTGGTCAAAAAGCTGAAGGCGTTCCAAAGCGGGAGTATCACCGAACGCGTCGTTTCCTTGACGCCGTCGTTGCTGAAGCGCAAATCTTCAGCACGCAGAACTGCAGAGTTCAGCATGTAGAGCCGCACGCTGTCGGCACCGAACGCGGAGATCAGTTCTTCCGGTGGCGTATAGTTTTTCCAGCGCTTCGACATTTTTTTGCCGTCGGCCGCCAGGACCATGCCGTTCACCACAACATTCTTGAAAGCCGGTTTGCCGAAGAGGCCGGCACTCAAAACCGCGAGGGTATAGAACCAGCCGCGGGTTTGATCCTGACCTTCCGCGATGAAGTCTGCCGGGAAAATTGTTTCAAAACGTTCTTTATTTTCAAAAGGATAATGCAGCTGTGCGTAAGGCATCGCGCCGGATTCAAACCAGCAGTCGAAGACTTCGGCCACGCGTTTCATCTGGCCCGCGCAATGCGGACATTTGAAACGCAGATGATCGATCTTGTGGATGTGAAGATCATCAACGGTCGCGCCGGTCAGTTCTTCAAGATCCTTCACCGCACCCAAAACCGTGCGATGCTGATCGTTCTTGTCACAGATCCAGATCGGCAGCGGCGTACCCCAGTAACGGTTGCGGCTGATCGCCCAGTCGCGCGCATTCTTCAGCCAGTTGCCCATGCGGCCCTGCTTCAGATGCTCGGGAACCCAGTTGATGGTGAGGTTATTTTCCACCAGCTGATCTTTGATCTGCTCGACCGCGACAAACCACGAGGGGATCGCGCGATAGATCAAAGGCCCGCCTGTGCGTTCGCACATGGGATAACTGTGGACCAAGGTTTCATGGCGAAGAAGATGCGCCGTGTCCTTGAGAGCCTTGATGATTTCCTTGTCGGCGTCCTTGACAAAAAGGCCTTTGAATTCAGGGATCATGTCCTTGAATCGGGCTTCCTCATCCAAAGGATCGACGATATCAATGCCAGCGGTCGCACAAACCCGGAAGTCGTCCTCACCATATGCTGGCGACTGATGCACGACGCCGGTACCTTCCTCGGTTGTGACATATGAATCGGCCAGAACCTGGAAAGCGTTCTTGTGATTTTTGAAGTAAGGGAACAATGGCTCATAGCGGCGACCGGCCAGATCACTCGCTTTGACTTCAGCAAGGATCTGATAGGGCTCGCCTTCGCCCTTTTTCTTTTTGAAAACGGCATCCAGGCGGGTTTTGGCCAGATAATAAGTCTCGCCATTTTCCGCGGCCTTGACCTTCACGTATTCGATATCGGGACCGACAGCCAGCGCAAGGTTGGAAATCAACGTCCAGGGTGTGGTCGTCCACGCAAGCAGGTAGGCGTCTTCATCGACGAGTTTAAACTTCACCGTGATCGCCGGATCCTGCACATCCTGATAATTCTGGTTGGCTTCGAAGTTCGAGAGCACAGCCGTCAGACGCGGGGAATAGGGCACCACCTTGTGGCCCTGGTAAACAAGGCCCTTGTCATAGAGCGTTTTGAAAACCCACCAGACCGATTCCATGAAGTTTTTGTCCATGGTGCGATACTGATTATTCCAATCCACCCAGCGGCCAAGGCGCGTGATGGTCTTCTGCCATTCGCCCACATAGTGCACGACAGATGCACGGCAAAGTTCATTGAACTTCGCCACGCCCATATTCAAAATATCCTCACGACCTTTCAGGTTGTGAGTCTTTTCGATTTCATATTCGACTGGAACACCGTGGGTATCCCAACCGAAGCGGCGTTCCACATAAAACCCGCGCATATTCCAGTAGCGCGGCACTGTATCCTTGATCGTATTCGCCAAGAGGTGACCGTAGTGAGGCAAACCGTTCGCAAACGGCGGTCCATCATAAAACGCAAATTCGCGCTGACCTTTGCGTTGCGCATTGGATTTTTCGAAAATCTTTTGCTCAGCCCAAAAGGCTAGGACTTCCTCCTCCATCTGGGGCAACTTGACGTTTGAGCTAATGGCTTTCATAATGTTTCCTCACAAGGATACCCACCGATTCATTGGTGGGAGGAATTGGGAGTACCCGCTTTTACTAAGAATTGACCGCGTAAGAGTATCCATCCACTCTCTGGAGGACTCGGCAAAAATTATGACTGATACCTTGCACTACTTTACCTTCCACTTTGACATTGAAACTGCCAGTTGACCTGACGGCAACGCGGCCCTGATAGCATCCAATCTTCTTGCCTTTTGTGACTTTGGCTTCGATGAAATCCCCAGTTTGAAAGCCAAAGACTCGCTTCTGCGCCTTGGGCGAGGTTCTGGGGAAGCCGTATCGATCTGGCAAGCACTTTAGCCGTGATCCCCGTGATTCAGCTTTTACTAAAAGAGGCTTATGCCGTGGATGAATGAAGACCTTTTCTCCGCTCTCACCGACACACGCGGCATCCACCCAATGATCCTTATGGTATTTTTGCCTAGAACGATTGGACTTGGTCATGCCGCCAGACCAAAAACTAATAGGAAGAGAAAATATTCCAAGAGCATTTCCTATCGCATAGCGGCTGGCATTGACTGCGGCGGCATCTTTAAGTGGGGTTTTCGAGTCTATAAGGATTCGCGCAAGCAGGTCTTTATTGTTTCTCAAAAAGTCCTCAACAGGCCGGTTTCCCTTTCTCTTGTTACAAGCTCGACATGCCAGCGTCAGGTTACTGATCCTATTGGAGCCGCCAAGGCTTTTCGCATGGATGTGCTCGACTTCCAAAGGGATACCTTCCTTCTGACAATAGGCGCACTTTCTCGCCCATTTCTCCAGAAGATATTCCCGAACCTCGTAACCGAGTAAGGTCCCTTGCTGATACTCCACGCCTGATATTTCGGGGTTGTCCATCTTCTGCATATCAAATCGAACAGTTTCCACAGCAATGGAGCAAACCGGGGAAAACCGTATAAGTTTAGCAGCCCAGCTCTGGACATTGTCAACACGTGATCTAAGCGATGGGGGCAGCCAGCCTTGGGACCTTAGACGATTCAAAAATCTCGGAGCCCTGTATCGCGTTTTTCTTGCCCTCCTGGACCTGCGAAATGAGCGGCGGGCCTCAAGTGCGTCTTTAACCGCTTGACCTCGGTGAGAAAGATTAGCTGCGAAAATGGTGCGCTTGCCGCGTCTGAAATCCCCCACCAAGGCCAAGCCTGTGGTCCTGCTTCCGGGATCGACTTTAAGCTCGATCAGTTGCACATCTCCATCGGCTCGATTTTTGAGAATAATCGTAAACGGAAAGCGGCGATAAACGGCCGCCTTTCGCTTCTTCAACAACTCTTTAGCACGTGCCGGGTGGCAGGGCAT is a window of Oligoflexus sp. DNA encoding:
- a CDS encoding lipoyl protein ligase domain-containing protein, with the protein product MWIDDQVLKACARPLATEVWIPEAPMVVLGRGNKVEKEVNVRACVEDGIPILKRLGGGGTVLLHSGCLIVSLGLWVKEFYANDRYFRLLNQSVIDCLNRELPQLAFDQRGHSDIVHGQLKIAGTSLFRSRNYLMYQASILIDMQIEWIEKYLAHPSLEPDYRKGRSHRDFLTDLGALGQKDVKRWRDIFVENLPVFVDRNFAAEKIAPQDAQIPHVLSRVGEEWLKPEEIEAALRGG
- the mgtE gene encoding magnesium transporter gives rise to the protein MDALKPTAGSISQLLAERAFKKLRQIFKEIEVADLSEILAQLDIVSCIVLYRLIPKDRRAEVFSYLPFELQAKLLDQLPDLVSASLLNQMETVDRTHLLQNLPFEIREKLILKLHPEEMQITWQMLSYKASSVGRLMNPEFFSIPSGMSVHDALAAIRWSGSRVPENLLNQIFVVDPQGKLLGHVNLSSLVLADPASILVDELMDRQLVTLLVTDDRRKAVDVFRKYDRPYIPVLNTEGGMIGLIEAEDVFDVAEEEATLDIQAFGGQSSLQEAYFQTSLWQLIRKRGSWLVAVFVLSMLSSVILKNMFSDRTGFGLMLLFLPMVLSAGGMAGSQAAAMTMRGLAVREILGSDFGRLLGREILIGLALGLMLGLIGFGFAHYAEGLDRPYAMVLAALVGVTVILGILLGALLPFIMRRFRWDPVIASAPVIATVVDILGLLLLMCLTLYWVQDLVKGSP
- a CDS encoding aminopeptidase encodes the protein MPGHGWILGLCALLLSSCYSLQQAYWFNNAFNSRMPVAEALQSDLDEAGRKKLLLSREVLKFAAEQGLNVGDAYQHYIAPGPGTVSYLVQAAAADRLELKTWWFPFVGRVPYLGFFDREARDAKAQELRADGLDVSLGTVGAFSSLGWFADPIYDAMTKRRDEDFIELLLHELVHRSFWSKGSAAFNENLAEFGALHLTEIYLKAHRGGVGLSELKNYKEEKEKLSQWIFALRDALKELYSKPMDLEQKLKEKAAIIASFRRERFPELKTPELAAARNREWNNASILGAALYAPDTQRFQKAFDCLRPQRMGDFLEALREAEDEAPTVEEALDSLCSISAEKKGA
- the ileS gene encoding isoleucine--tRNA ligase, which gives rise to MKAISSNVKLPQMEEEVLAFWAEQKIFEKSNAQRKGQREFAFYDGPPFANGLPHYGHLLANTIKDTVPRYWNMRGFYVERRFGWDTHGVPVEYEIEKTHNLKGREDILNMGVAKFNELCRASVVHYVGEWQKTITRLGRWVDWNNQYRTMDKNFMESVWWVFKTLYDKGLVYQGHKVVPYSPRLTAVLSNFEANQNYQDVQDPAITVKFKLVDEDAYLLAWTTTPWTLISNLALAVGPDIEYVKVKAAENGETYYLAKTRLDAVFKKKKGEGEPYQILAEVKASDLAGRRYEPLFPYFKNHKNAFQVLADSYVTTEEGTGVVHQSPAYGEDDFRVCATAGIDIVDPLDEEARFKDMIPEFKGLFVKDADKEIIKALKDTAHLLRHETLVHSYPMCERTGGPLIYRAIPSWFVAVEQIKDQLVENNLTINWVPEHLKQGRMGNWLKNARDWAISRNRYWGTPLPIWICDKNDQHRTVLGAVKDLEELTGATVDDLHIHKIDHLRFKCPHCAGQMKRVAEVFDCWFESGAMPYAQLHYPFENKERFETIFPADFIAEGQDQTRGWFYTLAVLSAGLFGKPAFKNVVVNGMVLAADGKKMSKRWKNYTPPEELISAFGADSVRLYMLNSAVLRAEDLRFSNDGVKETTRSVILPLWNAFSFLTTYAAADGWQPSAQLVTGAAPKVKGELDRWLISRLHTLIAGVHKEMEGYHLYNVVPRVLAFIEDLTNWYIRLSRRRFWAGEKTLSADTREAYETLYYVMTAFSKILAPFAPFTAERIYRGLTEDLANVPASVHLCDMPVAEEKVIDSALERRMDLVRTVAELGRSLRAKHQIKTRQVLPGMMVITRSQTDADHVASAQALIKNELNLKELQFSTDETQFVNLSVKPNLKTLGKRLGKDLNTLRTHLEGLNKNPQEVAKLLAVVESGNGTDVLGHTLTIEDFLIDRGPKDDRLIATAMGVTVLLDTHLTEELILEGLAREVVNRIQNFRKDSGLQVTDRIDIQVQAGDEIGRAVLQFQDYIKSETQGRTLEVVKSLSSEFKGTFELAEESIQLGITPLRA
- the iscB gene encoding RNA-guided endonuclease IscB; protein product: MQRVLVLSHSKRALMPCHPARAKELLKKRKAAVYRRFPFTIILKNRADGDVQLIELKVDPGSRTTGLALVGDFRRGKRTIFAANLSHRGQAVKDALEARRSFRRSRRARKTRYRAPRFLNRLRSQGWLPPSLRSRVDNVQSWAAKLIRFSPVCSIAVETVRFDMQKMDNPEISGVEYQQGTLLGYEVREYLLEKWARKCAYCQKEGIPLEVEHIHAKSLGGSNRISNLTLACRACNKRKGNRPVEDFLRNNKDLLARILIDSKTPLKDAAAVNASRYAIGNALGIFSLPISFWSGGMTKSNRSRQKYHKDHWVDAACVGESGEKVFIHPRHKPLLVKAESRGSRLKCLPDRYGFPRTSPKAQKRVFGFQTGDFIEAKVTKGKKIGCYQGRVAVRSTGSFNVKVEGKVVQGISHNFCRVLQRVDGYSYAVNS